In Nitrospiraceae bacterium, the following are encoded in one genomic region:
- a CDS encoding hydantoinase/oxoprolinase family protein — MSIPGQSSQNVWVGIDIGGTFTDFVIYSSSDQSLQRFKILSTPADPAEAVLQGLAQLPHHPGRHIVHGSTVATNAILERKGARTALITTKGFRDVLLIGRQNRPELYDLFPVISPPLIPRAWSFEISERVDCEGTILTPLQEQGLLSILEMLRHEAIQSVAVSFLFSFVNPAHEQWVTKRLRDEGFFVTGSSEILPEFREYERTSTTVVNAYVSPVLDTYLGRLEREMKPTEFHIVQSNGGRISVAQARGHGVRSILSGPAGGVVGARYLAGLAGFTRILTYDMGGTSTDVALVHETIHVTTEAQIGGNPIRVPVIDIHTVGAGGGSLATVDAGGNLRVGPQSAGAQPGPVCYGRGGTIPTVTDAHVVLGRLPTDGFLGGRMKLNVESAHQAFDELSRQMVLAPRPGLDVRQTLALGMIQIANVHMERALRVISVERGEDPREAVLVAFGGAGGLHACDLARALGIPHVLVSPMAATLSALGMLAAEVQLDYVQTVMLPGDTPIEILEQSTQPLVDQGQKDLHREGVDPDHWVLSRTVDVRYVGQSFALAVSLTSLFREEFHRIHHARYGYSQTETPIEIVNVRVRAVGHVTPPTIPTRPRGSADPTAALWEDRPVVLPQGMQPVPHYWGARLCPGHEISGPAILVLDDTTIYLGPTDHAAIDTYSNILIKVGATDG; from the coding sequence ATGTCGATTCCCGGCCAATCCAGTCAAAATGTGTGGGTGGGGATAGATATCGGAGGGACTTTCACCGACTTTGTCATCTATTCCTCCTCGGATCAATCTCTTCAGCGATTTAAAATTCTATCAACCCCGGCCGACCCTGCGGAAGCGGTTCTGCAAGGGTTAGCCCAACTTCCTCATCATCCCGGTCGTCATATTGTGCATGGTTCCACTGTCGCTACCAATGCCATTCTGGAGCGCAAGGGGGCGCGGACGGCTCTCATTACGACAAAAGGTTTTCGTGATGTGCTGCTGATTGGACGGCAAAATCGTCCTGAGTTGTACGACCTGTTCCCTGTCATTTCTCCGCCCTTAATTCCGCGTGCATGGTCATTCGAAATATCGGAGCGGGTGGATTGTGAAGGGACCATCCTGACGCCTCTTCAGGAGCAAGGCCTCCTCTCAATTCTTGAAATGTTACGGCATGAAGCGATTCAGTCGGTGGCCGTGTCGTTTCTGTTTTCTTTTGTGAATCCTGCTCATGAGCAATGGGTGACAAAGCGATTGCGTGACGAAGGATTCTTTGTGACAGGTTCCTCCGAAATCCTGCCGGAATTCCGGGAATATGAGCGAACCAGTACGACGGTGGTGAACGCCTATGTGTCTCCGGTCCTTGATACCTATTTGGGCCGGTTAGAACGGGAGATGAAACCGACCGAGTTTCATATTGTGCAATCGAACGGGGGGCGTATTTCGGTCGCACAGGCGCGAGGGCATGGCGTCCGTTCCATTCTGTCTGGCCCGGCAGGGGGTGTGGTGGGCGCGCGATATCTGGCAGGGTTGGCGGGCTTCACCCGGATTCTGACGTATGATATGGGCGGGACGTCCACAGATGTGGCGTTGGTACATGAGACGATTCATGTCACGACCGAAGCCCAAATCGGGGGAAATCCCATCCGTGTGCCTGTCATCGATATTCATACGGTCGGTGCCGGAGGTGGCTCTTTGGCCACCGTCGATGCGGGCGGCAATCTCCGGGTGGGACCTCAAAGTGCCGGAGCTCAACCGGGTCCGGTGTGTTATGGGCGGGGCGGGACCATCCCGACGGTCACAGATGCTCATGTTGTTTTAGGTCGATTGCCGACCGACGGGTTTTTAGGTGGCCGGATGAAATTAAATGTCGAGTCGGCGCACCAGGCGTTTGATGAACTGAGCCGGCAGATGGTTTTGGCCCCTCGTCCCGGCTTGGATGTCCGGCAGACCCTGGCCTTGGGTATGATCCAAATTGCCAATGTCCATATGGAGCGCGCACTGCGTGTCATTTCGGTGGAGCGCGGAGAAGATCCCAGGGAAGCCGTCCTGGTGGCATTCGGTGGGGCCGGCGGATTACATGCCTGCGATCTGGCCAGAGCACTGGGTATTCCGCACGTGTTGGTGTCGCCCATGGCCGCCACGCTTTCTGCTCTGGGCATGTTGGCTGCGGAGGTGCAATTGGATTATGTCCAGACAGTGATGCTACCGGGAGACACGCCGATTGAGATTCTTGAACAGAGCACGCAACCGTTGGTTGATCAAGGGCAAAAGGACTTACATCGGGAAGGTGTGGATCCTGACCATTGGGTTCTCTCTCGAACGGTCGATGTCCGTTATGTCGGTCAATCCTTCGCCTTAGCGGTGTCGCTGACATCACTGTTCCGTGAGGAATTCCATCGGATTCATCATGCGCGCTATGGCTATAGTCAGACAGAGACTCCAATCGAAATCGTGAATGTACGCGTCCGGGCAGTCGGCCATGTGACGCCGCCCACCATTCCCACCAGGCCGCGAGGGTCAGCGGATCCGACTGCAGCTCTATGGGAGGATCGTCCGGTGGTCCTGCCTCAAGGGATGCAACCGGTCCCGCATTATTGGGGAGCCCGCTTGTGTCCGGGACATGAAATCTCTGGACCGGCCATTCTGGTTCTGGATGATACCACCATCTATCTTGGACCTACGGATCACGCCGCGATTGATACCTATTCGAATATTCTCATCAAGGTAGGAGCCACCGATGGATGA
- a CDS encoding VCBS repeat-containing protein has product MMFRSFAKRSVIFGIAWACMTGWPLSVYAQNLTYTPTPSNPVGRAPQAITAGDFNGDGLWDVATVNGTSDDVSVLLGNGNGTFRSAVSFGVGKIPLAVVAADMDGDGLLDLVLALSGADQVVVLKGQGTGLFQKVASQGAGKGTTFLAVRDVNGDGWSDVVVVNSGRFGYYPPFDLAVLLNDGRGGLLAPVDYEQDGRDGMFPTGVLVEDLTGDGKPDLAVTWSQPSWRSPNGLVSILKNTGNGKFVLEKELKPGFTLSAIQGADINHNGLVDLAVTSLFSDTVRILLQREGGAFNELDPIKVGFAPVGVVFRDFDGDQEMDMVVVNRDSNSLSILLGNGAGLFTSAGHFGVGATPSAVVVEDFDQDQFPDLATASTNVDGVSVLLSGDGAIPLPSLSTDVMVFEMASGQEVNPSSAGHKMRVSNIGLGLLKIMEVKITGNEADAFSIAENTCADVTLHTGDSCTLQVGFAPHQPGTHHAMLTIHDNASGSPRRVVLKGLVKS; this is encoded by the coding sequence ATGATGTTCCGGTCATTCGCCAAACGATCTGTGATTTTCGGCATCGCCTGGGCGTGTATGACCGGATGGCCTCTCTCCGTATATGCGCAGAATCTCACCTATACCCCTACGCCGAGTAATCCGGTCGGGCGCGCTCCGCAAGCCATCACGGCGGGAGATTTTAATGGGGACGGCTTGTGGGATGTGGCGACGGTAAACGGTACATCCGACGACGTCTCAGTGCTATTAGGCAACGGCAATGGAACCTTTCGATCGGCTGTATCCTTTGGAGTCGGGAAAATTCCGTTGGCGGTCGTTGCCGCCGATATGGATGGTGACGGCCTCCTTGATCTGGTTCTGGCATTGAGCGGAGCGGATCAGGTGGTTGTGCTGAAAGGTCAGGGTACCGGCCTGTTTCAGAAGGTAGCCAGCCAGGGGGCAGGCAAAGGGACGACCTTTCTAGCGGTTCGTGATGTCAACGGGGATGGATGGAGTGATGTGGTGGTGGTGAATAGTGGACGCTTCGGGTATTACCCGCCGTTTGATCTCGCGGTGCTCTTAAATGATGGCCGGGGAGGCCTGCTGGCTCCCGTGGATTACGAACAGGACGGACGGGACGGTATGTTTCCGACCGGGGTGCTGGTCGAGGATCTGACCGGTGATGGAAAGCCCGACCTTGCGGTGACATGGAGTCAGCCGAGTTGGCGGTCTCCGAACGGGCTTGTTTCCATTCTGAAGAATACCGGTAATGGGAAGTTTGTCCTTGAAAAGGAACTGAAGCCGGGCTTCACCTTAAGCGCGATTCAGGGAGCCGACATCAACCATAATGGATTGGTGGACCTCGCGGTGACCAGTCTCTTTTCGGATACTGTTCGGATTCTGCTTCAGCGCGAGGGGGGGGCATTTAACGAATTGGATCCCATTAAGGTGGGTTTTGCGCCGGTGGGAGTGGTGTTTCGTGATTTCGACGGAGATCAGGAGATGGACATGGTTGTAGTCAATCGTGATTCCAATAGTTTGTCGATTTTATTGGGGAATGGAGCCGGACTGTTTACCTCAGCAGGGCATTTTGGTGTTGGAGCCACGCCTTCAGCGGTGGTGGTGGAGGATTTTGATCAAGACCAATTTCCCGATCTGGCCACGGCCAGCACGAATGTCGATGGCGTGTCGGTCCTGCTTAGCGGGGATGGGGCTATACCCCTCCCAAGCCTGAGCACGGATGTCATGGTCTTTGAGATGGCGTCGGGTCAGGAGGTGAATCCTTCATCCGCGGGTCATAAAATGCGCGTCTCTAATATCGGGTTGGGATTGCTCAAAATTATGGAGGTGAAGATTACCGGCAATGAAGCGGATGCCTTTTCTATTGCGGAAAACACCTGCGCGGATGTGACCTTGCATACGGGCGATTCGTGCACCCTTCAGGTCGGATTTGCTCCACACCAACCGGGAACCCACCATGCCATGCTCACGATTCACGATAATGCAAGCGGTAGTCCACGACGCGTGGTGTTAAAAGGCCTGGTGAAAAGTTAA
- a CDS encoding zinc ribbon domain-containing protein, whose amino-acid sequence MPIFAYRCQECSHQFEMLVHGSTIPECPECKTSRLEKQLTGFAVGGTGSGMNIVDPGSCGSCGDPRGPGACSMN is encoded by the coding sequence ATGCCGATTTTTGCCTATAGGTGTCAGGAATGTTCGCATCAATTTGAGATGCTTGTCCATGGCTCAACCATCCCGGAATGTCCGGAATGTAAAACCTCAAGACTAGAAAAACAGTTGACCGGATTTGCCGTTGGCGGGACAGGCAGTGGAATGAACATTGTTGATCCAGGCAGTTGTGGATCCTGCGGAGATCCCCGCGGACCAGGAGCTTGCTCGATGAATTAG